The following are encoded together in the Lepidochelys kempii isolate rLepKem1 chromosome 7, rLepKem1.hap2, whole genome shotgun sequence genome:
- the SFXN4 gene encoding sideroflexin-4 isoform X2 — protein sequence MYEEIEKSRLLLQTGAQTLQEPLRDKKVKQAWKLSLSSVHPGTGEIIPLVFRPPAFLPLVTPLVFASLLPQRGAKQAFIWQFLFHAYAAGFTIANGNATAKTEETALPQKLPEKQLLLSTGAISYAACIGAFPHFVMTQNRVNNPSMQTFFRKILPIPLLACLSAFNVMIVRGTECENGIEVMDKNGKVVGVSQKAGLKAVQETALSRAAFFGTAVIIPESLLYFLQRTNFLLSNPHVLTPLRLLMTVSALGALLPVSFSVFPQLGEIKRDDLEKEILTSTEETVLFYNRGV from the exons ATGTAT gaaGAAATAGAAAAATCCAGATTACTTTTACAAACCGGTGCTCAGACTCTTCAAGAGCCTTTACGGGACAAAAAG GTAAAACAAGCCTGGAAGCTGAGTCTG tcCTCTGTGCACCCTGGTACTGGCGAGATAATTCCCCTTGTGTTTAGACCACCAG cTTTCCTGCCCTTAGTCACCCCATTG GTTTTTGCTAGTTTACTACCACAAAGAGGAGCAAAGCAAGCATTTATTTGGCAG TTCCTGTTTCATGCATACGCTGCTGGATTCACCATAGCAAATGGAAATGCTACAGCTAAAACTGAa GAAACAGCATTGCCACAAAAGCTGCCAGAAAAGCAACTCCTTCTGAGCACAGGTGCCATCTCTTATGCAGCATGTATAGGA GCATTTCCTCACTTTGTCATGACACAAAATAGAGTGAATAATCCTTCTATGCAAACGTTCTTCAGAAAAATTTTACCCATTCCACTTCTTG CCTGCCTGAGTGCATTTAATGTGATGATTGTCCGAGGAACTGAGTGTGAGAATGGAATCGAAGTTATGGACAAGAATGGCAAGGTCGTTGGAGTGTCACAAAAAGCTGGGTTGAAG GCAGTACAAGAAACAGCTTTATCAAGAGCAGCCTTTTTTGGGACAGCAGTAATTATTCCAGAGTCTCTTCTATACTTCTTGCAACG CACAAACTTTTTACTCAGCAATCCACACGTTTTGACTCCACTGAGACTGCTTATGACTGTTTCAGCATTGGGTGCGTTATTGCCAGTTTCATTCAGTGTATTCCCGCAGTTGGGAGAG ATAAAACGAGATGACCTTGAAAAAGAGATTTTGACATCCACAGAAGAAACTGTGCTTTTTTACAACAGGGGAGTTTAG
- the SFXN4 gene encoding sideroflexin-4 isoform X1: MDVNLQFWSAEGKSFSQRFLHWADILDPTTLLKSNEEIEKSRLLLQTGAQTLQEPLRDKKVKQAWKLSLSSVHPGTGEIIPLVFRPPAFLPLVTPLVFASLLPQRGAKQAFIWQFLFHAYAAGFTIANGNATAKTEETALPQKLPEKQLLLSTGAISYAACIGAFPHFVMTQNRVNNPSMQTFFRKILPIPLLACLSAFNVMIVRGTECENGIEVMDKNGKVVGVSQKAGLKAVQETALSRAAFFGTAVIIPESLLYFLQRTNFLLSNPHVLTPLRLLMTVSALGALLPVSFSVFPQLGEIKRDDLEKEILTSTEETVLFYNRGV, from the exons ATGGATGTGAACTTGCAATTCTGGAGCGCGGAGGGCAAA tCTTTTTCCCAAAGATTTCTTCACTGGGCAGATATTTTAGACCCTACAACCTTACTGAAATCTAAT gaaGAAATAGAAAAATCCAGATTACTTTTACAAACCGGTGCTCAGACTCTTCAAGAGCCTTTACGGGACAAAAAG GTAAAACAAGCCTGGAAGCTGAGTCTG tcCTCTGTGCACCCTGGTACTGGCGAGATAATTCCCCTTGTGTTTAGACCACCAG cTTTCCTGCCCTTAGTCACCCCATTG GTTTTTGCTAGTTTACTACCACAAAGAGGAGCAAAGCAAGCATTTATTTGGCAG TTCCTGTTTCATGCATACGCTGCTGGATTCACCATAGCAAATGGAAATGCTACAGCTAAAACTGAa GAAACAGCATTGCCACAAAAGCTGCCAGAAAAGCAACTCCTTCTGAGCACAGGTGCCATCTCTTATGCAGCATGTATAGGA GCATTTCCTCACTTTGTCATGACACAAAATAGAGTGAATAATCCTTCTATGCAAACGTTCTTCAGAAAAATTTTACCCATTCCACTTCTTG CCTGCCTGAGTGCATTTAATGTGATGATTGTCCGAGGAACTGAGTGTGAGAATGGAATCGAAGTTATGGACAAGAATGGCAAGGTCGTTGGAGTGTCACAAAAAGCTGGGTTGAAG GCAGTACAAGAAACAGCTTTATCAAGAGCAGCCTTTTTTGGGACAGCAGTAATTATTCCAGAGTCTCTTCTATACTTCTTGCAACG CACAAACTTTTTACTCAGCAATCCACACGTTTTGACTCCACTGAGACTGCTTATGACTGTTTCAGCATTGGGTGCGTTATTGCCAGTTTCATTCAGTGTATTCCCGCAGTTGGGAGAG ATAAAACGAGATGACCTTGAAAAAGAGATTTTGACATCCACAGAAGAAACTGTGCTTTTTTACAACAGGGGAGTTTAG